DNA sequence from the Entomomonas asaccharolytica genome:
ATTGTTGTTCTTCCATAGCAAACATCACCTGTGCAGATGGCAACAAATTCGGATTAGTTACCTTCGCCTGCTGCACCAATACCGATAAACTATGCTTATCCGTACCACACGCCTTATCCAGCAACTCTGCTGTTTTTGCAATATCAGCCAACAACTCCTGCGCCCAGTCTGTTAGCGATACATACTCATCATCACGCTGCAACATCAAGCCAGGCTTACGCCCTTCTTTCACCGTGGTTAAAAAATTATCCGTCGCCAAACGGCATTCAGACTGAACAATTAAAGGGCTGTGTTGAATAGCACAATACAACAAAAAACTATTTAAAAAATGACTAGTGGTTTCATCAATACCCAGAGGCATAAATGGATTAATATCCATACAACGCACCTCCACATACTGAATACCTGCACGACGCAAGGCTTGAATAGGACGCTCACTGCGTTTCACCACACGCTTAGGACGAATACTTGAATAGTACTCATTCTCTATCTGCAAAATATTTGTATTTAACTGAATCCACTCACCATCTTGTTTAGTCCCTAACTTCTCATAGGCAGGATAAGGTGTTTTAATCGCCTTATTTAAACTATCGATATAAGTGGATAAATCATCATAACAAGGCGTTAAACCTGATTGAGCATTAGATTGATAACCTAAATCACTCATCCGTAAACTAGTCGCATAAGGTAAATAAAAAGTATCTTTATCAAACTGTTGTAACTGATGGTTAGGATAATGCGCTAAAAAACTAGCATCCAAAGCAGGCGACGCACCAAACAAATACATTAACAGCCAACTAAACCGCCTAAAATTACGAATCAATGCAATATACTGTGCCGATTGATAATAAGAAATATCCTGCTTATTTTCTTCAGACTCTTGCAGAATTGGCCATAACGCCTCAGGTAAAGAAAAATTATAATGAATGCCAGCAATACACTGCATCGTTTTACCATAACGCACAGCCAGACCACGCCGATAAATATGACGTACTTGCCCAGCTAAAGAAGTACCAAAATAAGCAATTGGAATATCCTTCTCATCAGGCAAAGGACAGGGCATAGACGAACTCCACAACAGCTCATCTTGTAACGATTGGCCCACAAAGGCATGAATATCTGCTAAATCCTGAATTGTCTTTACTGTTTCTGGCTCAGCAGGCGTGATAAACTCCAACAAAGCCTCAGAATAATCAGTCGTAATTTTAGGGTTTGTTAAAGCCGAGCCTAAAACAATGGGATGAGGTGTTTGCGCTAACTTACCTTCTAAAGTCACCCGTAAACTCTCTCTTTCAATACCATGTAGACATTGATTAAGCAATTTTAAAGGTACTGCCTCATGCAACAAATTTAGACGTTCTGTAAATAGTTGACTCACAAAAAACCTCTCTGAAAAGCCTCTGTTACTAAGCATAGCTAACGCCTTTGCCACCTCAATAGCAAAATAACTATTACTCAAAACCAAAAGTTAAGTATAAAACAAATGAAGGGGTGTGATACAGCAAAAACGCACTAAACAACTGAAAGATTAATTTTTAAAAAAAAGTATCAAGCTATCTTTAACTCAATAAAACAACCAAATGACCAAT
Encoded proteins:
- the gshA gene encoding glutamate--cysteine ligase → MLSNRGFSERFFVSQLFTERLNLLHEAVPLKLLNQCLHGIERESLRVTLEGKLAQTPHPIVLGSALTNPKITTDYSEALLEFITPAEPETVKTIQDLADIHAFVGQSLQDELLWSSSMPCPLPDEKDIPIAYFGTSLAGQVRHIYRRGLAVRYGKTMQCIAGIHYNFSLPEALWPILQESEENKQDISYYQSAQYIALIRNFRRFSWLLMYLFGASPALDASFLAHYPNHQLQQFDKDTFYLPYATSLRMSDLGYQSNAQSGLTPCYDDLSTYIDSLNKAIKTPYPAYEKLGTKQDGEWIQLNTNILQIENEYYSSIRPKRVVKRSERPIQALRRAGIQYVEVRCMDINPFMPLGIDETTSHFLNSFLLYCAIQHSPLIVQSECRLATDNFLTTVKEGRKPGLMLQRDDEYVSLTDWAQELLADIAKTAELLDKACGTDKHSLSVLVQQAKVTNPNLLPSAQVMFAMEEQQLSFTEFSLQQSKIHSEYFKKQTLDAAVKQQYVDLAKESLAEQAALEKDNSQTLDEYISEYINNV